The genomic region TTTCACTGTTGGGTGGCGAGCCGTCACCAAAGTTCCACTTGTAAGTGGGCTGCCCCGCATTGCACTCCGCTTCGGCACTGAAGGTCACAGCAAGCGGGGGTGGGCCATAATCCGGGTCCGCGTCCGCAACGACGATGCAATCTCCGTCGCTCTCCTCCGGCTCGGCAGCTGAGCCCTCGGCCGCGCCCTCGCCGAGCGGGGGCTCGATCGGTGTCGGGACCACGTTGCCTTCCACTTGCCGCTTGGACGCGGCACCGGGGCGATCCCCAGCCGCCGGCGGCAGCGGAGCCACCTGAATCTTGTCGCGGGCCTGCAAGGGAACCGCCGCCGTCGGCGCCCCTGCGCTTTCGCCGGGCGCTTCTGCGCTGCGCTGGCAGCTCCCGCAGCCACTGAGGAGGAGAAACATCGCGACGAGCGTTCGGGTTGCCTTCATAGTCGTTGCCCCCGCCTTGGTCAGACGTGGCAGGCCATTTCCCTCACATCCCGCCACGCGTGCCGACTATCGCCTGAAACAAGGTGACATGCGATAGCGTATTTCGACCATTTACTTCTTCTGTGGTTGCTGGGCCGGCCGCAAGATCCGTATCTGCTTGACCGGTCCCGGATTGCCCTCGCTGTCGCGCACCCGCACACTGAGCAGGGTTTCTCCCACCGGGAAAGCCCAGGCGCGCGCGACGATCATGCAGAACTGTGTCATCGAGTCCTTGTTCACAAACGAGTAGTCCCCGTTCTTGTTTTGCGTGCAGGAGGAATCAGACTGGATAAAGGTCTCAAAACGGCACGCCAGATCATTGATGGCATCACTGATACGCTGCGTCTCCTGGAAGCTGGGTGGATCAATCCCAGGAATGCCACCGATGTTCGGCCGGGAACGATCGCAGACGGCCGGACTGCCGTCTCCCATGTTCCGGGTGGCCTCGATTTCCAGATCCGGGCGTGTGGTCGGATCGCCCGGGACATAGGCGAACACCCGACGTGCCGGCTCAAATCCGCTCAGGCCGGGCTTGGTTTCCACCACCAGCATGAAACCCGATCCCACAGCGCTCACATAGGTGGGAATACCCTTCTTGTCGACCGACTGCGGCTCGACCGTGGTGCCATCGGCTCGCGCCGCGCCGAAGAATGTGATGTCCGGCCCGATGGCCTCTCCCTTGCGCGCCTTGATCGGCTTCCCAATCGGGTGTGTGGGAATCGGGCTCGGGCTGGCTTCTCCGGGCGCCGGCGTGGGCGCGGACGGCGGCACGGTTGGCACCGGCGTCTCCTGGTTGGCTTCCATCACCGCCTTCGGTCCCGCCACGGGAGCCTTCGCCGCGCAGGCAGACAGCGCAAGAACAAGTGCTACACTCAGGCCACCGATTGGTACAAAACGACACCGATTCCGCATCTCCGCTCCTTTTCCGCGCGTTGTAACGGGCACTCGAAAACGAGTCAACCCTGACCCGGCAGCTCAGCGTTGTCAAGTTGACAACCAGCGCGCCTTCCGCCGGCCGTCTAGCGATGACGTCCGACGCCGATTCGTGGACAGTAATCGGCCACCGGACAGCGGCTGCACCAAGGCGAGATCGGCATGCAGATCGTCTGTCCGAAGGCCACGAGCACATCGTTGTAGTCCAGCCAGTACTGCTGTGGCAGCTTGCGCCGCAGTGCCATTTCAGTTGCCTCAGGATTCTTGGTGCGCACGTAGCCCCAGCGATTCGAAATGCGGTGCACGTGCGTATCGACGCAGATCCCAGGCTTTCCGAAGCCTTTCGTCACCACGAGGTTGGCCGTCTTTCGGCCGACGCCCTTCAAGCTGAGCAGCGCATCCAGCTCATCCGGCACCCTGCCGTTGAGGCGCGCAACCAAGGTATGGCAGATGTCGAGGATCGTTCGCGCCTTGATTCGATAGAAGCCCACGGGATAGATGGCTTGCTCGACTTGCTTGGCGCTGAGTTGCAGCATGGCTTCCGGCGATCGCGCCAGCTTGAACAGGCGGCGCGAAGCCGCGCCTGTCGTCTCGTCTCGGGTCCGCAGGCTCAGGAGGCACGAGATCAGCACCTGAAACGGGTCGGAACTCTGGTTGGCAATCAAGGTCACGACGGGAGCGTTCCACGTGGGCGCAGCGGCGCGCAGGCGCGCCATGACTTGATGGATGTCGAACCGCGGGCGCGGCACTCGTCCCAGGCGCATCTTGGGGGGTGCGGCCACGCGGGCCCGCTTTGGTCTCGCCGTTTGCTCCAGAATGGTCACCGTTGTCATCCGCCTTCTAGAGGACACCTCCGTCAGTTGCAACGTGGCAACAACTTTGGTCGCCGCCGTTTGATACTTCCCCATCCACTCTCAGGCTGTTATCCTATTACGACAATGGGTTCCCTCTCCCACGGGGCGAGAGGATACGAGCGGGGGCTCACCAGCGCGTCAAGAGGCACAATGGCTCGGCTTGGAATCGGTCTGATCGGCTGTGGCAAGCATGGCGCTCGCTATGCCCGTCACCTCACCCAGGATTTGCCCAACCTACGTCTGGTGGCTTTGGCGCGCCGTAATACCGAATTGGGCCAGCGGCAAGCCGCTGAGCTGGGGTGCCGCTTTTACCGTGATTATCGCGATCTGATCGCCGCCCCGGACGTCGAAGCCGTGGTGGTGGTGGTGCCACCCACGCAGCATGTCGGCATCATCGAAACGGCGGCGGCACTGCGCCGCCCGGTGCTGCTGGAGAAGCCCGCGGCGGTCAATCTCGCCGACGGCCGCCGCATGTTGTGCGCCGTGCAGGCGGCCGGCATCCCAGTGATGGTGGCACAA from Candidatus Binatia bacterium harbors:
- a CDS encoding PKD domain-containing protein — protein: MKATRTLVAMFLLLSGCGSCQRSAEAPGESAGAPTAAVPLQARDKIQVAPLPPAAGDRPGAASKRQVEGNVVPTPIEPPLGEGAAEGSAAEPEESDGDCIVVADADPDYGPPPLAVTFSAEAECNAGQPTYKWNFGDGSPPNSETNPTHTYAKAGDYTASVAITGPGGATASDEVDITVEEGEGEPQE
- the nth gene encoding endonuclease III translates to MARLRAAAPTWNAPVVTLIANQSSDPFQVLISCLLSLRTRDETTGAASRRLFKLARSPEAMLQLSAKQVEQAIYPVGFYRIKARTILDICHTLVARLNGRVPDELDALLSLKGVGRKTANLVVTKGFGKPGICVDTHVHRISNRWGYVRTKNPEATEMALRRKLPQQYWLDYNDVLVAFGQTICMPISPWCSRCPVADYCPRIGVGRHR